A window of the candidate division WOR-3 bacterium genome harbors these coding sequences:
- a CDS encoding helix-turn-helix domain-containing protein, producing MQTTTLINYKELRKIDPATARQAVIEFLQASNNITYTARAFNINRTVVYDIIAKYRQGNLKDRPKTPHHQPKKTLPQIEAKVVEIKIKTRLGPKRLSRYLSRYESINVPAGTIRHILRRHQEEINTALKSKKSKIKEKRESVDWYSAKPFEIIQV from the coding sequence ATGCAAACTACAACCCTTATCAATTATAAAGAATTAAGAAAAATTGACCCCGCTACCGCAAGACAAGCAGTAATCGAATTCCTCCAAGCCAGCAATAATATCACTTATACCGCCCGTGCCTTCAATATTAATCGAACCGTCGTCTACGACATCATCGCTAAATATCGTCAAGGCAATCTGAAAGACCGACCAAAAACTCCTCACCACCAGCCCAAAAAGACACTACCCCAGATTGAAGCTAAAGTGGTCGAGATAAAAATCAAAACTCGGCTCGGTCCAAAAAGACTTTCTCGCTACCTTTCACGCTATGAGTCAATCAATGTGCCAGCCGGCACCATTCGCCATATCTTACGCAGGCATCAAGAAGAAATTAATACCGCCCTTAAGTCGAAGAAAAGCAAAATTAAAGAAAAACGCGAGTCGGTTGATTGGTATTCGGCTAAACCCTTTGAGATTATCCAAGTTG